Proteins encoded by one window of Castor canadensis chromosome 2, mCasCan1.hap1v2, whole genome shotgun sequence:
- the LOC109677963 gene encoding olfactory receptor 8A1-like: MAVGNHSTVTEFILGGLTHSPELQLPLFLFFLGIYLVTMVGNLGMITLICLNRKLHTPMYFFLSNLSLVDLCYSSTITPKMLVNFVSQENIISYVGCMSQLYFFLVFVIAECYMLTVMAYDRYVAICHPLFYSIIMSHALCFLLVALVYIVGLIGSTIETSLMLNLSYCEVFISHYFCDILPLMKLSCSSTYDVEMAVFFLAGFDIVLTSITVLVSYAFILSSILCISSTEGRSKAFSTCSSHFAAVGLFYGSTTFMYLKPSTASSLAQENMASVFYTTVIPMLNPLIYSLRNKEVKAALRKTLRRKLL, translated from the coding sequence ATGGCTGTAGGAAATCACTCTACAGTGACAGAGTTCATTCTTGGGGGATTAACTCACAGTCCAGAGCTCCAGctcccccttttccttttcttcctgggaATCTACCTGGTCACCATGGTGGGGAACCTGGGCATGATCACCCTGATTTGCCTCAATAGGAAGcttcacacccccatgtacttcttcctcagtaACTTGTCACTTGTGGATCTCTGTTACTCCTCTACCATTACTCCTAAAATGCTGGTCAATTTTGTGTCCCAGGAGAACATCATTTCCTATGTGGGGTGCATGTCTCAGCTCTacttcttccttgtttttgtcATTGCCGAGTGTTACATGCTCACCGTGATGGCTTacgaccgctatgtggccatctgccacCCTTTGTTTTACAGTATCATCATGTCTCATGCCCTCTGCTTTCTACTGGTAGCTCTGGTTTACATAGTGGGACTCATTGGATCAACAATAGAGACTAGTCTCATGTTAAATCTGAGCTATTGTGAGGTCTTCATCAGCCACTACTTTTGTGACATTCTCCCTCTTATGAAGCTCTCCTGCTCTAGCACCTATGATGTGGAGATGGCCGTCTTCTTTTTAGCTGGATTCGACATAGTATTAACCAGCATAACAGTCCTTGTTTCCTATGCCTTCATTCTGTCCAGCATCCTCTGCATCAGCTCCACTGAGGGCAGGTCCAAAGCCTTCAGCACCTGCAGCTCTCACTTTGCAGCTGTGGGGCTGTTCTATGGCTCCACTACCTTCATGTACTTAAAGCCCTCCACAGCCAGTTCCCTGGCCCAGGAGAACATGGCCTCTGTGTTCTACACCACAGTGATCCCCATGCTCAACCCCctgatctacagcctgaggaacaaggagGTCAAGGCTGCCCTGCGCAAGACCCTGAGGAGAAAACTCTTGTGA